aatgtggtggctgatgcattatcacgaaggtacactttgcttgctacacttgatgttcgtttgttggggtttgagaccttaaaatattattatcatgatgatggtgattttggagttgcattcgagaaatgtgcagttggtgcttatggggagtacatgttgcaagatgggtttcttttcaaaggtaatcgcctttgtattcctaagcattcaattcgtgagttactagtgcgtgaggctcatggtggaggattggctggtcactttggcatagccaagaccttggaaatcttgagagaacatttcttttggcctaaaatgttagatgatgtaacgaacattgtgaataaatgtgtgacttgtcatatggccaagagttctttcaaacccagtttatactcacctttgccagttccagttcgcccttgggaagatgtatccatggattttatagtggcttttcctcgtactcaaagaggtaaggatgctattatggtcgtggtggatagattttcaaaaatggctcacttcgttgcttgtcacaaaacggattatgcttgtaatgtggctgatttgtattataaggagattgttcgtttgcatggaattccaaagactattgtttctgatcgagattccaagttcttgagttacttttggaatacattgtggagaaaggtgggaaccaagttgttgtgtagcacttcacatcaccctcaaactgatgggcaaacagaggtgacaaatcgaaccttgggaacgctattgagagggttggtaggtaaaacgcaaaaggattgggatgtcaagcttgctcacgctgaatttgcttataatcggtctcctacttatgctactggtcattctccatttgaggtagtatatgggattaatccatacttgcccttggatttaattccattaccaaaagatgagttggttcacaaggatgccgatgctaagttaaagtctatgatgaaactgcaccaacaagttcgtgagcgaattgaagctattaatgcctcttataaacagaaatcaaataagaatcgcaaaccgaggttgtttgtagaaggtgatttggtttgggttcatttaaggaaagagcgttttccaagcaaacgcaagaacaagcttatgcctagggctgaaggtccttacaagttggttgcacgtgtgaatgataatgcttacaagattgagcttccgggagactatggtgtccatgctactttcaatgtaggtgatctttcaccttatcttgatgatgatggccttgctgaattgaggtcaattccttttaaagggggaggggatgatatggttatggatgaaagtgatagtcttatgctagcaattggaaccaaaactgatttgggttcaatggctcattttgtgtgcatggtgacttggattgagtgagctcgttatatggtccttattatcaaggtggtacgttaaatcaaactggtccgtttaatcacattggtccgcttgtttaaacagattgtacgcacttattatttttaattgctttggttagagtcggtttaataaagggatatttgtttaaatccccaatttaaattcagtcattacttagctttgattattgctgtttgtaaggagagttttaagcctttgtaacctccaatttagtgactgaattaggaggctttagagcttgtaactgccagttttaaaggctcttaaatggctcttaattagccgtttaaagctcttgtagctgttggtttttggctatttataggcagcttcttgattggaataaacaaccaactggatgattaaaacacttgtttgttacatttcgaattatagtttataattcagcctttttctttgttttggacgcgtttcctattcaaagaactgattgtgagtcaataggtcttgtcttgcattcacgatcaacgagttaaaggtctagcttgttaatcaactatccttgttcatacaacgagtttttaaactcgtatcaacGACTGCCCCCAGGATCAATAGCCTCTTTCAGCGAACTACAAACCCTGTTCTCCCCcaggttcatggcacacaaggaagaaaggaaaacaagcatgCATTTGGGACGCATTCAACAAGGAAAAAATGAATCACTAAGAAGCTATGTGAAACGTTTAAATCTAGAAGCCGAGCAGATCCCAGATCTACCCGACGGCGTCTCTTTCGACAATTTTATCAGGGGATTGAAGAAAGGATCATTCAAGTTTGACTTAGTTAAGAAGAGTGTTCGGACTATGGCCGAAGTGTTGGATGAGGCTGAAGCGtttatccatgcaacagaaatatgcagcgGGTCCAAAGCTGGAAAGACTGGTGAGGCAACAGATTCCTCGGGAAAGAAGGACAAAATAGACCGAAAGGCCCCACGAGTAAATGGTACTTGGGCTCTTTCgaaagagcatgataccaatTCTCCTGGACACAAGAGAGAACGTCCACAAGAAAGAGAATATTTCGAGTACAACACAGATCTCCTCACGATACTGATGGACGTCGGGACCAAGTTCGACCTTGAACGGTCTTTTCCCATGAAGTCTCCTGCTGAGAGTCGAGATCCTAAGCTGTATTGCCAGTTCCACGAGGATATAGGGCATGACTCCAAGAACTGTAGAAGCTTGAAGAGAGCCTTAGACGCCCTAGTCTCCAAAGGACACCTCAAAAACTACTTACAAAGGAGTGCTCACAGCCCGGGGAAGAACCagtacaaaaagaacaagtcacccgtCTCACCAACAGAGGGAAATCACAGCGAAGGgggatttgtagccgtcatatctgggGGGCCAGCCGCTGGAGGAACCATCATGAGGGGACAGAAAGACTATGCCCGCCGCCTagggcaagtgatgctgtcaGGAAAGTCACCTGTGGACCCATTCCCTCGGATAGAGATATGTAAGTCGGATGGTGGACGAGTAGCCACTACGCATGATGATCCTCTTGTGGTCGAGATCAAAATCTCCAACATGAGAGTGAAGCGTATCCTGATAGACACtgggagctcgtccgacataatgagcATGGAGTGCCTCAGCCGCCTAGCCCACGATCCCAAACCATATAGAGCAtacactatcccatcattggttttggaggaAGCATCATACATCCTGTAGGCGTCATCAACTTGCCGGTTCAGATCGGGGATCGAAAAGATGGACGAAAGATGGGAGTGAATTTTATAATCGTCAAGGACTTGAcagcatacaatgtcatcttgggacgTCCCACCCTGAACAAAATTAAAGCggtagtcgtcacccatctcatgCTCCTGAAGTTTGTATGTGATGATGGGGCGATAGGGACTATACATGGAGACCAACAGCAGGCGAGAGACTGCTACCTCACaaccctcaacccgtcagcatggaagaaAGATTTGGCCGAAGCAAGAGGCAAGAGAAAGCATGAGGAAAAAAGTGGCTAAAAATAGAATGTCATTAAATTAGGATAATTTATGTAATTCGAGCCTACTAAACGGGCTAACAATTGTGCAAGAGCCCACAAAAAGGCCTGTAATGCCTGCCTACAAAACGGCCAATTTAGTTTTTCTATTTAGTAAAATGATAAACTCTATGATAATATTTCCTTATCTGATGAACTCATGGCTCAATAAAGCCActcacaaaaataaaaagtgaAATACCCGAAATACCCCCACATTAACGAGCCCTAAGTGGCGGCGTCACGAGTGGCTAACTGAACAACGGCCTTAAAAGTGGCCCAAACTAACAAAGACGTAAAAGCGCAAAACAAGACTCAACAAGAGCAGTCATATAAGATGACGCCTTCTCCTTTGAAGGCGTCACAAAAAGACTAATCGGTtaacggcctgagaagtggcctagattagcgccccaaattaggctgatcacctaaaacgcTGGGGTAACCGTCCACAAATGGACCAAAGAGTGTGTTCTTAAGAAATCAGTAGTAAGCTGAAATGGAATAAAAAACAAGTGCACAGGAGGCATAAAATATTCATACATGCGCACAAGGCGCAACCAACCCAAATAAATAATGCCAAAAGGCATCAATGTTATTACAAGCGCCCGCGGCGCCATCCAAACCAACTAACAAAAACCGTCTATGAATGAGGAGCTGTGGAGCTTCCGTCCTGGACATCCTGGTTTTCAGGGGAATTCAATTCCTCTTCCTCCGCGTCCTCATCCTCCCCCTCGCTAAAAAACTCAGGAGGATCCAGGCCAAGGCGTCGAGCTGTCGAGACGACCATCTGGTATGAGATACGACGTTTAAACCCGGAGAAGTCCTTCCCATCCATTGACGGATCCCATGCCCACCGAGCATTCTCCAAAATGACTCTTCCCCAAGCTTGGAAGAGCTAGCGGCTTCCCCCCGCACAGCTTCAATCTCATCCTAGGTAGCCTTGAGTTTCTTCTCCAAGGCGTCCACTTTGGAAGAGAAATTGGTCACTCACTCTGAGACCGAGGAATATTCCTTTCTTAGCGCGGCCAGCCCCTCCTCATGCTCCAGCAACTTCTTCTCATAGTCCTGGGCGTCTTCCTCAGCCTTCCTCAGAGCGTCTGCTTCGGACTTGATTTTCTTTTCCGCATCCGCATTGATCAGCCTAGCCTTCTTCtcagcatccttacctctttgagtacgaggcaaagccactataaaatccatagaaactgaaggaaataatgcccttggtccaagtatgcattcaatgttaagtctaataaatgcggttcagtattaattaacaagttaataattcagtgagatcaagtgagctgaatgcctagctagaggccgcttcagttcaagtggaattaatgatattaatccacagcttactcttgactgaacccgtagggtcacacaaatagtacgtaaacggatcaagtatttaatggcattaaatactccatctatggatattcggaatcgacggatcttggtttcagtgggagctgagatcgtcacaggcaagaaatgaatactccgaaaacgatgatattgccggaaacggaaatatggatcgtatcagaaatataaatattatccaaatcgtagatgttgccggaaacggaaacatggtacttatcggaaaatattatcggaaatggaaatattgccggaatcggaaatattgccggaaacggaaatattgtcagaatcggaaatattatcggaatcgaaaaataattccggaaacggaaatattaaatatttgttcgaaacggaaattgattccggaatcggaaatattaaatattgttcgtatcggaaatgaattccggaatcgggaatttaatcggaagcgtatcgtacgaattagcatcggacgaggccagctagacgaaggcccagcacgaagccaggccatcgcccagcgagccaacacgcaccatcgcatgccaagcctcgaccaggcccagcacaaggccaggcccagccaaggcctggggcgcgcgcgcgagtgcacagcagcagtgggccgagcgctgtgcgcctagcgtgggccgcaaggcttacgcgggtgtacggtgctcgtgcaatgcttgtgcgggaatcctaaagcaatcgggattcgaaatatgattaaatcctaaaactattagataatgattatttaattagggtcctagtagggttataattaaataaattagtatcctaataggattccaaatccttttccataactctataaataggtgcctagggtcacatatttacatagagttttcaagtattcaaagtgagtttttgagagaaaaattcagtcacacatttgcccaaaagtgccgaaaataatagtaccttaagggcgattctagttggtcaatcttaaggc
This genomic stretch from Spinacia oleracea cultivar Varoflay chromosome 3, BTI_SOV_V1, whole genome shotgun sequence harbors:
- the LOC130469990 gene encoding uncharacterized protein, translated to MAHKEERKTSMHLGRIQQGKNESLRSYVKRLNLEAEQIPDLPDGVSFDNFIRGLKKGSFKFDLVKKSVRTMAEVLDEAEAFIHATEICSGSKAGKTGEATDSSGKKDKIDRKAPRVNGTWALSKEHDTNSPGHKRERPQEREYFEYNTDLLTILMDVGTKFDLERSFPMKSPAESRDPKLYCQFHEDIGHDSKNCRSLKRALDALVSKGHLKNYLQRSAHSPGKNQYKKNKSPVSPTEGNHSEGGFVAVISGGPAAGGTIMRGQKDYARRLGQVMLSGKSPVDPFPRIEICKSDGGRVATTHDDPLVVEIKISNMRVKRILIDTGSSSDIMSMECLSRLAHDPKPYRAYTIPSLVLEEASYIL